In Fusarium oxysporum Fo47 chromosome IX, complete sequence, the following proteins share a genomic window:
- a CDS encoding 2-oxoacid dehydrogenases acyltransferase-domain-containing protein produces the protein MLSAALRRRVLAPTHSALRTGFAAHVVRHYASFPEHQVIKMPALSPTMQAGNIGAWQKKPGDSIAPGDVLVEIETDKAQMDFEFQEEGVIAKILKDAGEKDIPVGSPIAVLVEEGTDISAFEKFSIEDAGGDAAKPAAPKKEEKSESKSESASAPEPTPEPQQYQSQGRLQTALDRLPNISASAKRLAREKGISIDGLKGTGKNGQITEEDVKKAISSPAASSAPSATYEDIPISGMRKTIANRLVESTQTNPHFYVTSSISVSKLLKLRQALNSSADGKYKLSVNDFLIKAIAVASRKVPQVNSSWRDGNIRQFNNVDVSVAVSTPTGLITPIVTGVEGRGLEAISSQVKSLAKKARDGKLKPEEYQGGTISISNMGMNPAVDHFTAVINPPQAAILAVGTTKKVAIPAENEAGVEFDDQITLTASFDHKVVDGAVGAEWLKELKQVLENPLELLL, from the exons ATGCTCAGCGCCGCTCTCCGAAGGCGCGTTCTCGCCCCTACCCACAGTGCCCTGCGAACCGGCTTCGCTGCCCACGTTGTGCGACACTATGCCTCATTCCCCGAGCACCAGGTCATCAAGATGCCCGCTCTGTCGCCCACCATGCAGGCTGGTAACATTGGCGCCTGGCAGAAGAAGCCCGGCGATTCTATCGCCCCTGGTGATGTCCTGGTAGAGATTGAGACCGACAAGGCCCAGATGGACTTCGAGTTCCAGGAGGAGGGTGTCATTGCCAAGATCCTCAAGGATGCTGGTGAGAAGGATATTCCCGTTGGCAGC CCCATTGCCGtccttgttgaggagggTACCGATATCTCCGCCTTCGAGAAGTTCTCCATCGAGGACGCTGGTGGTGATGCCGCTAAGCCCGCTGCccccaagaaggaggagaagtcCGAGTCCAAGTCTGAGTCCGCTTCCGCCCCTGAGCCTACTCCTGAGCCTCAACAATACCAGTCTCAGGGCCGTCTCCAGACTGCTCTCGACCGTCTCCCTAACATCTCCGCTTCCGCCAAGCGACTTGCCCGTGAGAAGGGCATTAGCATCGATGGGCTCAAGGGTACCGGCAAGAACGGTCAGATCACCGAggaggatgtcaagaaggccatcaGCAGCCCCGCCGCCAGCAGCGCCCCCAGCGCTACCTACGAGGACATCCCCATCAGCGGCATGCGCAAGACCATTGCCAACCGTCTGGTCGAGTCCACCCAGACCAACCCTCACTTCTACGTCACCAGCTCCATCTCCGTcagcaagctcctcaagctccGCCAGGCTCTGAACAGCTCTGCCGATGGCAAGTACAAGCTCTCCGTCAACGATTTCCTGATCAAGGCTATCGCTGTCGCCAGCCGCAAGGTTCCCCAGGTCAACTCCAGCTGGCGCGACGGCAACATCCGCCAGTTCAACAACGTCGACGTCTCTGTTGCCGTTTCCACACCCACTGGTCTCATCACCCCTATTGTCACCGGTGTTGAGGGCCGTGGCCTCGAGGCCATCTCTAGCCAGGTCAAGTCGCTCGCCAAGAAGGCTCGTGATGGCAAGCTCAAGCCCGAGGAGTACCAGGGTGGtaccatctccatctccaacatggGCATGAACCCCGCTGTTGACCACTTCACCGCTGTCATCAACCCTCCCCAGGCTGCCATCCTCGCTGTTGGTACCACCAAGAAGGTTGCCATCCCCGCCGAGAACGAGGCCGGCGTTGAGTTCGACGACCAAATCACCCTTACTGCTAGCTTCGACCACAAGGTCGTTGACGGTGCTGTCGGTGCTGAGTggctcaaggagctcaagcagGTTCTTGAGAAccctcttgagcttcttctgtaA